The Deltaproteobacteria bacterium genomic interval CTGGTGACCTGTACTTACAGTTTCCAGAACGCGCGTTATATTCTCTTTGGGAAATTGGAAAAGGTCAGCTGATCTACGGAGTTACAAAGAGTTGGCTCCAGTAGCTCTTATAGGGGGTGGAATAATCATAGTAGCAACCCACCCCGATCAGCTTGAATTTCGGGTTCATGATGTTGTCACGATGACCCTGCGAAGCCATCCAGGACTTGACCACCCGTTCCGGAGTCGACTGGCCGGCCGCGATATTCTCTCCCGCTCCACAAAAACCGATCTTGATGGCTGAGGAAAAACGATTGCCGTCCGGCCGTTTATGCCCCCAGCAGTTGATGATCTCCCGGGCTCTGGTCCGGGCCGAATCACGAAGCGAGCTGTTCATGGTCAGGGGAGCCAAGCCTTCTTTGGCCCGCTCCACGTTGATCAGCTCCACGACCTGACGTTCGTAGGCGTCGTTGAAAAACCCTGCCTCTTCCTTGGTCGTCGCTTTTGTCGTTGTGCTGGTGGTGGTACCTGCCGTGGTGGCAGCTGTTGTTGTGGTTTTCGCCTTACTTGTGGTGGCCTGGGTCTGCTTTCTGGTGGTCGTCGGCGCGGTCGTTGTCGGCGCCGGTTCCGTCACCTTGGTTCGGGCCGAATGCTTTGGGCGGGGAAGGAAGGCTTCCGTCGTCTCTTCACAGGGAATGAAAGCGGCGACATCTTCCGGCGGTTCATGCCCGCAATCCATTTGAACCTCTACTCCGCATAGTTCGCAGGATCCGGCATCATTGAGCTCGGGCCTGGTCGTTTGGCTGGTCCATACAGGCGGATCCGCCGGCTGGGAGGTCAGAAGAAAAAGTCGATCATCGCTTCGCACGTCCCGGCAAGCAGACAGGACGGCAAGGAAAAGGAATATTGAGACTAAAAGTAAGGTAGCTTTTTTCATTTTCGGTGGAAGGGCTGGCGCCCATCGTGGATCTGAATTTGATTCAAAAGGCTTGAACCTATCTATGACGGTAACCTAATAAACAAAGAAATTAAAGATGTAAACCGCGTCTTGTGAGTCATTTGCATTACAACTCCATAATGTTTTCCGGTCTCATCCTCCCGGGTGGTGGTAGAATAACGCCAAATCCTGCCTCAAAAAGTCGAACGAGGTTGTAACTGGTGGATGTCTTTACCCTTATTTTATGGATTGGCACCCTGGCCTTTCTCATCTTCTCCTGGTTCAAGGATCGGGCGAGGACCAAAAGAGCGCTGAAAATGGCTCTTAAGATGGGCGTGGGCATGGCGCCTGCCATCCTGTCAATTGTCATCGCTATTGGCTTGATCCTGACCCTGCTGCCTCCCGACGCGATCGCGGAATTCATGAGCCGGCAGTCGGTCTTCCTGGCCACTTTGGTTGCCGCCCTCTTCGGAACCGTGACCCTGGTACCGGCCTTCATTGCCTTCCCCTTCGTGGGAACCCTGGTCGGCGCCGGTGTCAGCCTGGTACCCGCGGTTGCCTCCCTGACCACCTTAACCATGGTAGGCATCGTCACCTTGCCGCTGGAAAAGAAAACCTTCGGCGTTAAATTCACAGTCGCAAGAAACGGATTGAGTTTCCTTTTTGCCCTCTTGATCGCCTTGGCCATGGGGGTTGTGATGTGAAAATTCTGACTTTTATCCGTAAAAATCTGTTTTTTGTTCTGGTTCTGGCCGCCTATCTGATCCTCCTGCTTGTCAAACGGGAAACGGCCCTCGAGTCCGCGGGCAACAGCGTCTACTATCTGCGGGAAATGGTCATGATCATGCCGGTGGTCTTCATCCTCACCGCCCTCCTGGATGCCTGGATCCCCAAAGACAAGATCCTCCGCTATCTGGGCCGGGAAGCCGGCGTGAAGGGAATCCTGCTCTCCTTCCTTATTGGCAGCCTGTCCGCCGGTCCACTCTACGCGGCGTTTCCCATGTGTGTCATGCTCCACAAGAAAGGCGCTTCCCTGCGCAACCTGGTCATCATCCTCAGTGCCTGGGCAGTCATCAAGTTGCCCATGCTGCTGAACGAAGCAAAGTATCTGGGATTGAATTTCATGGCCGTCCGCTGGGTCTTGACCGTGCTGGCCATCCTGCTTATCTCTTTTCTCACCTCGCTCATGGGCAGAAGC includes:
- a CDS encoding permease; protein product: MDVFTLILWIGTLAFLIFSWFKDRARTKRALKMALKMGVGMAPAILSIVIAIGLILTLLPPDAIAEFMSRQSVFLATLVAALFGTVTLVPAFIAFPFVGTLVGAGVSLVPAVASLTTLTMVGIVTLPLEKKTFGVKFTVARNGLSFLFALLIALAMGVVM
- a CDS encoding permease → MKILTFIRKNLFFVLVLAAYLILLLVKRETALESAGNSVYYLREMVMIMPVVFILTALLDAWIPKDKILRYLGREAGVKGILLSFLIGSLSAGPLYAAFPMCVMLHKKGASLRNLVIILSAWAVIKLPMLLNEAKYLGLNFMAVRWVLTVLAILLISFLTSLMGRS